In a single window of the Acidimicrobiia bacterium genome:
- the ndhC gene encoding NADH-quinone oxidoreductase subunit A codes for MTEFYRQYLAVAVLIGAAGLMFGAMLGVGRLLRPTRPQPEKFITYEAGSDPVGGWGQSNVRYYVYALLFVIFDVEAVFVFPWAVDLKTLDTFGLIEMTIFIVVLTLGLVYAWRKGVLRWA; via the coding sequence GTGACCGAGTTCTACCGCCAGTATCTCGCCGTCGCTGTGCTCATCGGGGCCGCCGGCCTGATGTTCGGGGCCATGCTCGGCGTGGGCCGGCTCCTGCGGCCGACGCGACCCCAGCCGGAGAAGTTCATCACCTACGAGGCCGGCTCGGACCCCGTGGGCGGGTGGGGCCAATCGAACGTCCGCTACTACGTCTACGCGCTCCTCTTCGTCATCTTCGACGTCGAGGCGGTGTTCGTGTTCCCCTGGGCGGTCGACCTGAAGACGCTCGACACCTTCGGGCTCATCGAGATGACGATCTTCATCGTGGTCCTGACCCTCGGGCTCGTCTACGCCTGGCGCAAGGGGGTGCTCCGATGGGCCTGA